In Myxococcales bacterium, the genomic window CGACGTGCGCGCCGGCGAGATCACGTACTCGCTCGCGCACCCCGAAATTCTGGCGGAGCTGGCCGACGCACTCGGAGGCTTCGACGTCGTCGATGCCATCGCCAACGCCGTCCTCGACGGCGACCACCGCCCGAATGCCCGAGAGCTCCTCGCGCTCGCGGGTGCACCACACCCACCCGCTCGGCGCGAACAGCTGTTGATGTCTGCCGCGCGCGCGGCTCGTGGGGAGGGACTGCGCTCGGAAGAGACCGACGCCCTCCTGGCGCTCGCAGCCGACAAGAAGCTGCGTACGTGGGAGGTGCTGTCGGCACTCGATCGCGCAACCCGCGGCGGCGGCAGCGCTGGCCTGCATCCTGAGCTCATCGAGTGGCTGGAAGAAGCCGCGACGCGCGAGCCCGAGCTGGGCGTGCTCGCACTTCGGCGTCGTGCGGAGCAGCGCGCGCGCGCTGGCGATCAGGAGGGTGCGCGGACGCTGGCGGAGCGAGCCGTGGAGCTCGCAGAACGGAGAGGGGACCACGGACAGCTCGCACTGGCGATGTCGACCGTGGCTTCAGCGGCGTTGTTTCGCGCGGACTGGGCAGGCGCAGAGGTGGCGCTCTCCCGCGCGACGACCACACTCTCCGCCGGCGGAGTCGACGACGCCGAGGAGCTGTGCCGATTGGATCACAACCGCGGAGTCGTCGCGCTGTATCGCGGTCGTCTGGAGGAGGCGCGCCTTGCCTTCGAACAGTCTCTCGCCGCCAAACGGGCGCTGGGTGATCGCGGCGGGACCTGGGCCTGCCTGCTCAATCTGGGACTGTGTTTCGGGCAGCTCGGCCGCTACGAACAAGCGGAGCAAGCCTTGGTCGAGGGTCTGGCGACGTGCCGAGCGCTCGGTCAGATCTCCGGCGCCGGATGGTGCCTGGCGGCGCTCGCCGACGTAGGTGTGCGGCGTGGTGACGCGCGCGCAGCTGAGCGCCACATCTCCGAAGCCGAGCACCTGGGCGAAGGGCTACCCAAAGCAGTCCACGCCGATCTTGCGTTGCTACGGGCGGAGCTTGCATTGCTCGAAGGTGATGGGCAGCGCGCGCTGTCCGAGGTCGCCCGCGTCGAGGCCGAGCTGCTCGCGACGGACGCGCTGCTTCACTCGCGTTCGCTCACGCTGCGCGCCCGCGCACACCTCGCGACCTTGCCCGCCGAGCGCAAGCTCGCAGCAAAAGACGCGATCCGAGCGGCGCGCGCGGCGCGCACGGCGGGGCTCGCCGAACCCGAGGCGCGCGCTCTGTCCGTACTGGCGGAAGCGCGGCGAAGACTCGCACCCGTAGCAAGCTCCGAGTACGCTCCGGCAACGAACATGCCCACGGACGCGGAGCTCTGGAGCTTCTTGACCACTGCGTCGACCCGCACCGACGCGGGCGAGGTAGCGCTCGCGCTGTGTCGCTGGGTGGCGGAGACGAGCGGCGCGGAGCGCGTGTTCTTGCTGGCGCTCGGCGATTCCGGTGTAGCCAGGCGTGGTGACGGTGTCGACCTGGACGGCATCGCCATTTCCGACGTGATGGACCGAGTGCCCAGCGAGCTCATCGAGAGCGCGCTGCGCGCCGGGGGCATTGCGCATCACCCCACTGTGGCAACTCGCGGCGGACGCGGTTCGCGGTTGACCGCCCTATCGGCGCAGAGGCCCGACCATTCCCGAGCGCTGTTGGTGCTCGAACATCGTTTTGTGCCGAATGCCTTCGAGAAGCTGGATCGCTCGCTGATCGAGCGCTGGGCGGTGTGCGCCGCACTCTGCCTCGCCCTCGACGGCGCGCGAGGCCCACACGAGACTTCGAGTGTCAGCGCCAAAGCTCCGGCTCCGGCTGCGCCTCGCTCGTTGCCGCTCTCGAGTCGCGAGCCGAGCACCGTGCTGCCCGGCCGCGGGCGACGCCGCTCGTTCCCGACCATCGCCGGAGACAGCCCGGGCATCGAGCGCGCCCTGGCCCGACTCGATACCGCGGTGGACAGCGAGCTCCCAGTGCTCATCACCGGCGAGACGGGGGTCGGCAAGGAGCTGTTCGCGCGCGCGCTGCACGAACACGGGCCGCGTGCTGCGGCGCCCTTCGTGGCGATCAACTGCGGCGCTGTGCCCGACTCGCTGTTCGAGGCCGAGCTGTTCGGGCACGCGCGCGGTTCGTTCACAGGCGCCGATCGCGCCCGCGCAGGCCTCATTGCGCGAGCCGAGGGCGGCACACTGTTTCTGGATGAGATCGGCGAGCTACCGCTGATGCGACAGGCAACCCTGCTGCGGGTGCTGGCAGAAAAACGCTATCGACCGGTGGGCAGCGACGAGGAGAGACCCTTCGACGTGCGCATCGTCACCGCGACCAACCGAAACCTCGAAGCAGAGGTCGAGAGCGGTGGTTTCCGTCGCGATCTCTTGTACCGGCTGAACGTGCTCGAGGTTCGTGTGCCAGCGCTGAGAGAGCGCCGGGAGGACATCTTGCCCATCACCCAGCAGGTGCTCGAGGCCGCGGGGTACCGCGGGGACATGGCACCGCAGGCGCAACAGGCGCTCCTGGCCTACCCGTGGCCGGGCAACGTGCGCGAG contains:
- a CDS encoding sigma 54-interacting transcriptional regulator yields the protein MSPFEHPRYLPGPELGRGAQAVVLRVTDREAPTRALVAKLWQPGLFEEHLLAGEFALLSRLHVPGLVRAHDLGRDTTTGAQFLVEDFVEGLDAREWVSAASSDRARTERVGRLLGDVTRTLALLHESGFLHGDLKPAHVRVPPTGRATLLDLGAAVARARTAESAVAITHGYAAPELLAGARPTPRSDLYALGALAFSVVTQRAPESTQPVRQLAPWLPPSLGDVIDRLRSAHPADRPGDAREALGMLGQSLVVAQPRAARATRASASERSPREPELLQLAALDPGVHYLVGPAGIGKSHTLDELLTRALLAGRSARLLRFPHTDSELTRALIAWLRGAESARPFAAGSLLLVLDQLAEAPLEVRAAVEAFRCRRRDPNDVSLIAATQSAPPDAPRVVLDALDLDGMHSLCRELGEDVSRAPELLGSSKGNPSFVAAVLGKAALSRGAALEIVHTQSALARRALGSIAVLGGHAPEQLLSFVLGADEARRACAELSRAALARRDVRAGEITYSLAHPEILAELADALGGFDVVDAIANAVLDGDHRPNARELLALAGAPHPPARREQLLMSAARAARGEGLRSEETDALLALAADKKLRTWEVLSALDRATRGGGSAGLHPELIEWLEEAATREPELGVLALRRRAEQRARAGDQEGARTLAERAVELAERRGDHGQLALAMSTVASAALFRADWAGAEVALSRATTTLSAGGVDDAEELCRLDHNRGVVALYRGRLEEARLAFEQSLAAKRALGDRGGTWACLLNLGLCFGQLGRYEQAEQALVEGLATCRALGQISGAGWCLAALADVGVRRGDARAAERHISEAEHLGEGLPKAVHADLALLRAELALLEGDGQRALSEVARVEAELLATDALLHSRSLTLRARAHLATLPAERKLAAKDAIRAARAARTAGLAEPEARALSVLAEARRRLAPVASSEYAPATNMPTDAELWSFLTTASTRTDAGEVALALCRWVAETSGAERVFLLALGDSGVARRGDGVDLDGIAISDVMDRVPSELIESALRAGGIAHHPTVATRGGRGSRLTALSAQRPDHSRALLVLEHRFVPNAFEKLDRSLIERWAVCAALCLALDGARGPHETSSVSAKAPAPAAPRSLPLSSREPSTVLPGRGRRRSFPTIAGDSPGIERALARLDTAVDSELPVLITGETGVGKELFARALHEHGPRAAAPFVAINCGAVPDSLFEAELFGHARGSFTGADRARAGLIARAEGGTLFLDEIGELPLMRQATLLRVLAEKRYRPVGSDEERPFDVRIVTATNRNLEAEVESGGFRRDLLYRLNVLEVRVPALRERREDILPITQQVLEAAGYRGDMAPQAQQALLAYPWPGNVRELEHQLQRVAARGVSRIELEHLAREVRAAFKREPRPKGLPTPSPRVPAGSIGEREEVAQALSAEQGNITRAAARLHLTRHGLKKKMLRLGLREPKASGGSA